The Anopheles gambiae chromosome 2, idAnoGambNW_F1_1, whole genome shotgun sequence genomic sequence CCCCTGTTCAGGTCAACCATGCGCGAACCCTTCACTGGACTGTGATCGAGAATGATCACGTCGTCGGAGAGTCGTCGACCGGAAGATGCCGCAGCGCCACCGGACAGATCGAGAATGTTGCTGCCCGGTGCTGACAGTGATCCTTCGGAAGACGTCCTCACTGGGGGCTTCGGGCGCATTCCCGGTGGTGTGAGTGGTGTCATGCCGGGTGGGCTGAAGTTACCTCCCGTAGATTGCTCGTTAGTTCCCGCCGGCTTCTTGATCTTTATCAGTGGAATGGTGGCTGGTGGAGGTCGCGTCGTTTTGTTGCTCGTTTTGGGCGTTACGAACGGAGCCAGCGATGGCTTATCGGCGACCGGTGCATTCGGTGGAATGCGAAGAATTTCAACGGCGGGACGGCCACCATCGTGGGCGGGAGAGGATGTCGAGCTCGAAGAGGACACAATGTCTGACATCTTCGTAACACTAACCGTTGCTGGTGGAAGGAGTAGGTTCGGGATGGGTTTCTTTGTCGACGGGATCTCCTTCGTGTAGGACGCACTGATTTGGGAGCGGTACGGGATGTGGTCGGATCCGGTGTGTTGGGTTGAAGGTGCAAGACCGGCCGCTTGCTGGGCCGCTTTGGCACGGTTCGCTCCTTTAGCGAAGTTAAACATTGGGGCCTGAATTGGGGCGGAATGTTTCGCTGGAACCAGGGTCACCGGAGCCATCAGGGAAGGTTGCTCAAGGCGTGGGATCTTTGCTGATGTCCCATTGCTGTCGGTACTGATGGAACGCTTAATTgcggttggtgttggtggtggcgcAGGCACTCCAGCTGCTGCCATCGTACGGATTGATCCCGTAGTAGAGGATGTAACCGGGGAGCTCACCAGCGGGTAGGCCAACGGTGGACAGGATGGCATTGGGCGGGACAGCATCGGTGTGCGAGGTTGCGACTTGCCCGCAACTCCTTGCGAGGACGCGGTTGAGGTTGGAATGAGGGCTGGAGCTGGCTTCATGGTGGGCACCTTCGCCCCAACACTCTCCAGCAGCGAGCTCATCGTGGACCCGACACTTGGCAGATCGGCCGAAAGGCTACGGTCCAGGTTCGGGATGCACACCATCGGTTTGTGGCGCACGTTGCGCATCTCGTTCAGCTTATCCTTGGCGGCGTTCGATGGCGCGGATGCGCCCACAACAGGAGGAACGTTCACCGTCGGACTCTTGGGAGCACTCTTCTGCTCCACTGCAACCTTCTGCTCCACTGCCACCTTCTGCTCCTTCACAAACTTTACCTCATCGTCGTCCTTTGTGATGTCAATCACCTTCGCCGGCTTGGGTGGACTCGGAACCGGCTCCGGCACGGTCGCGGGCGGTGACTTGGGCTGCGGTGACGCGTCCTCCTCATTGCCCGAAGACTTGAGCCGCTCGTGCTTGGGCGGTTTCTCCGTCAGCTTCACCTTCATCTTCAGGCTGGCGTCGTGCTGGGAGGAGATTTCTGCGTGCAGCTTGCGACGCTTGCCACTGCTGCCCGCCTCCTTGGAGTGTTTGCCCTTCTTGCGCTTCCGGTGCGAGTGCGAGCTGTCATCGCGTGGGGACGACTCGTGCGCCACTTCCTGCACGCTACCGGCATACACCGGCTTTAGTCCGATCGTTTTCGCGTACTCTTCCTTTCCCATCGGCCAGACGGGGCTTTTGCCGGCGGAGCTGGTGGCGGATGAGGGTGAGGTGGCGGccgacgagctgctgctgctcggtggaCTCAAACCTGGGGTCTTTTCCCGTGGAATGCTCAACTTCGCTTTTAGGTCAATCTTTAGCCGGGGGATCTCAGCTGGAGCATTAGATTTCGTGGTTTGGCCCACTTCAGTACCTTCGGCAGATGATCCCGGACCAACGATGGTTTGCGTTTTCAGGTTCACGTAGCACTTCAGGGCTGAGTTGGAGCCGGTGGGCGATTTTTCCGCCTCGGAACTCGTCTTCTCTTTGCCATTGGCCGAGACTCCTTCTTTTGATGGTGGCTTCGAAGTGGCACCGTTTACCGCCGGTCCAGACTGTTGTATTGCCTTCAGTGGCGGTGGGCTGCGCTTCGTCTCCGCCGGTCCAGCGGTTGGCTCGAGTTTGGCCTTAGGTATCAGCACCATCTTCAAACCGCTCGCGGCTGCCTGGCTGCCCGGAGAGGAGGGTTTGGTGCCGTTGCTACTGCCACCGGTACGATTCGCATCGCTCGCCGTCGTTGACGATTTggtacgatgatgatggccgTTAACGGCGGCCTTCGCTGTGGCACTATTATTAGCGGTCGCTTCCCGCGGGGCGCGACCAGCCGGCTGCTCTTTCGTTTTgatcgcgctgctgctgctgctgctactgtttgGCCGTAGCTGACCGTCGCTGCTGGCTGATGGGTTGGTTTTTACCGGCGTGGCGGAGGAAGCGGcagtgctgctactgctggtgctgctgccgctgcctgTGGAACTCTTGTCAGGGTGGCCGGGTACGCTGGGGCTACCACCGGTACGGCTGTTGGTGCTATTTTTGTCCTGTCCCTCGACGCGATGGTGGTATGCGCTCGCGGTCGGTGCCAACTTTGCGGTCGGGTGTATGAGAATGCGATAGAAAAACCGCATCGGTGCTATCTGTGGACCCAtaaaagatagagagagagagagggagagaaaggtAAAAAAACGGCATGGTTAGTGAGCTACAGGGAGAAAAGCTATTGTGACGCCAAACTGTCGACCAAGGggtaaaaataaattctcCAAACTGTTTGTAACCGTTTTGCGCATGTTTGGTAGCTGTTTTCACATGTGTTTTGCGTTGTTTTCATGCTTCCGTGATGGAGACGTTTACGagggatgaaatgaaatgtacaACATAATTAAAAAGCAATATCCGGTCCTGTGGACACATTTACAAGGGAATTTATGGCAATGTTTTGTGAGTCACTGTCCAGTTGATTGTCCTATTAAGGATGCATTTGTTGAACAACAGTACATTGGAcattttttaatggttttGAGATAAATGTTCGTCTTCAGCATGACTCCTCGGTATCGGAAATCAAGCAACCATCTTCACCTTTCCAGCAATTCACACCTTCAAGCTGGTTGACATTTCAATCCACCCCTGCGACAAACGACAATAAAGTAGCTGATAATCCTTCCCCCGTACCAAGCGACCACAAACTCAATCTTGATGTCCTTGTGCACGGTGTAAAAAGGCCAACCGGTGTAAGTATTTGGTGGAAGCAATGGCAAAGCATGGGAAGGATGTAACAGCTCACTCTGCCAGGAACGATTCCGGTAAAACACATCGCTTCCCGGTAACCGGGTACCGAAAGCTGCTGTGTTTAAAAGTACATTTACTCCCATCCCACCATCGTTGGtgctccaacacacacacacacacacacacacacaaaaaccttcatcatcatcatcatcttgatGATCCTCATCATCGCCAGTCGTTATGATTATCAACTACgcgaggcagcagcagcagcttcaagTGGCTTCGACGCCCTAAGTCAGTCCCAGTTTGTACCCAAAGGAAGGGCAGAAGAGGCAGAAGAAGCACACGGACATAAGGTCAGAAGGAAAATCTCGAACCAGGGCGCTGCGCTATCGCGGGGCACAATCGCTCAGCATAATTACTATTAATTATTTTCGTTTCGCGCGCTTTCCACGGCTGctgaggctgctgctgctgctgttgctgtttcggGCTTGTTTGGGGTGGAGGAGTGAGGGAactcattcattcatttcatcgGCCCCCTTTGGTTTTCGCACTTGCACTTACGCACTTACCGACCAGAAGATGTCGGGAGATGGTCTGTCTCGAGGTACAGTGCGGTGCGAATTGTGTGCTACATCAGGTTAGAGTTAAAACAACGGGCTTGATGTGGAGAAAAGAGCATTTTTAAAGTGCAAAGAAGATCTGTTTTATTATCTGATAAGctaaaaaatgataattattGATAGAACTGTTCACTTTTAGCAGCACATTCCAATTCTCAAACCATAAATCACGCGAGTGTCATCCACAATCCGTAGCGCACTGTACTGCTCGATTCGATTTCGCATCAAGCCGGTCGAAATTTGGTCGCTTCTGTCTCTTGCCCTTCCCTGCTTCCacagctctttttttttgcgcgcgcCTATCAACGCACCCGAGCGCACGTTGTTGATTCGCCACTTGAAGTCCTTCAGCCGCCAAATCCCTCCAGGGGCTTGCGAGGGTTTTTCGCTTGGACTGTCGTCGTCggttttttgcttgctgctgctgctgctgctctgtctTTATCATCCGCCCGAGAGCGTCAGTGCGAACAGAAAGAGCGACAGTGTCGGTAGAAATACACCGGCACACACTGCAAAACGAAGGTAAATTCACACAGAGACATGGAAACGGTCGCCCTTTTGCCCTACGCTCTTATCGCAGCAGAGCGAAATGAGCCGCGTACTACCATTcgtgagcgagcgagcgggaGCCAAATTGCATTTATTTGCTTTCGGTTTGCCACGCCACGGTGCGGACGATGCTTTTTCGACGCTCGGTATAATTTCACGGCCCGTTCAGTGATGGGGGCTGATGGGGCGGATGATTGAAGGGACAGGGACCTTTGCACTGTTCGTACGTTCGGACCTTGGTTTTTGTGGCATGGCAATGCTTGCAAGGTATTTCTTGTAGCAATTAAAGCATGAAAAAAGTCTTGGAGTTTGTATCCTGAAGCCTTTGAGAAATGTTCAATGTGCTGGCTCTAAATCTGTGTTATCTGGAAAATTATATcaaaaaaggggtttgtgCCTGGTTTCTGCAGGACTTCTACGAACATAATCAAGAATTGGAAAAAAGTTTCTCCGATGATTTGAGGAAGATACCTTTAACGTGAAGAAAACCTTCATAAGACTTCGTCTTCCCCATCGCTTGTAAGAAAGAAGAGCTTTATAGTTCTTCTAGCATTGCTCTTATTTATCCTTTCAAACGAATATTTCCAACGAAATAGAGCGGTTGGATTGAATGGCCATTTTATTCTTGTCCTTCTGGACTTCAGGGGATTAGCCAAGTTTCAATCCCTTTTATTTAGCATTATGTAACTACACCTATTTATACCAAGCAATTGAAAGTAATAACACCTTGGCTACGTATAGTAGAGATGGTCTGGTTGAGAATCGAACCTTGAGAATCCACGACTCGTCGTGTACATGCCAGCGCTGCTATCCAATAGACCACCAAGTCACTTCAACTTGGGGTGTTATTGAGCCATATTGTAGGCAAATAGCTCTCATATTGGAAGCGTGGCGAAAGATGCAGATGTGTTAAAATGCATTGAATATTCGTTACTTCTTAATGCAAACTGGTGTATAATATGCATCAAGAAATTGAGTCCTTTTCTGTGTGGCATTTTAGCTATTCTGATCTCTTCTTCCCCTTAATCTACACACGCATTGGGGAATTTTAGACAGAGCTACATGGAAGTCGTTGGCACTGATTATCGGGAACTCGTGATGAACTTCCTCTGTAACCGTCTGTTCTCTCAGATGGAACTCTATTACcgttttccaaaacaaacatCTTACGAATTGCTTCCCGACCATCACCAGAACATCACTCAGTGTGTGAAATTTGTTCTCTTTTTGTACACTATCTACCAATGGAGTCGCACGAGAAAATGAAGCCGTTTCGGGAAACACATAATACAAACACTGCAATAAGGAACAACATTCCAATCGATCACTTACCCGCTTGTAGTCGAAACAGTACGCCACATCCATCAGCGTAAAGTCGTGCGGCAGTATCTCCTCCTCGTAGATAATCTCCACTCGCACGTTGTCCGAGCCGACCTGCAGCCCGTTCTTCGTGAGGATGAATTTGTACAGATGGTGCACGGTGACGGCCGCCGGGCACTGCAGATAGGTAATCGGCAGCTGTGCACTGGACGCGTTGTGCTCCGCCAGCGTATCGTAGTGGTACTCCAGCGACAGACTGTTAGGCAAaacgatagagagagagagaagtgtgtgtttaaaaaatcgatcatgggaatgaaaaaaaacagcgctgGAATTTTCCAACACAGCAGCACAACCCACCTGATTGGTTCGTCGGGTGAGAAGAAGTTTTGATCGTCGAGCAGCTGGAACGTGCCCTGCCCGGCCGGATCGTCCGCCGACGAGACGATGTTGCTCGAAATCGATGCATAGAACTGGACGATTCTTTGGTTTTCGGACTTGTGCAGCCCCGGCACCAGCTTGTACACTAGCGCCCTTAATGTTCGATCCGGCCTGTTTGTGGGGAATGGACGGGACGAGAAAGGGATGGAAAGCTGTCATTATAGTGAACATTTTCccggtgtgtttttttgttttggtcgaAAAGTATGCATTAAAAATCGtttagaaatgaaaaatggcaaaataaatCCGTTCGTGTCGGTGTGCAACATTCCTCGAGCATACTCCAACAGGGGAAAAGTATGTTCTCTCGCGTGAGCATGGCCCTGGTACGGCGGGCGAGACAGTACTCCACCCAATAACGCCCCCATGATGTGCGAGTGCGATGGCGACTGCGCAAGGGCCACCCGACGGCTAGAGGTACAATTcgttgcacacaaaaaaaggttttccAGCCAGACGAAAAGTTTGCCGTGTGAGTAGTGGATAGAGAAGACAAAATTGTTGGCAAAGTAGGGAATGAGCGTTGATAgctttttttacttaaaatttTAGAGAAAAGTGTTTGCCAGTTGATTTTATGAGTTGAAGGGAATATCATTagaatattatattataattatattttgaaCATTATTATAAAACATTTAGATTATCCAATGTAAGTATAAAAACAACTCAATTCTACCCACGCTCGTCGCTCTCCCTGACCGTGAGAGACCGTGCTATCGAAAGGGCAAACCCACCAGATAAAGAACGAGAcggattaaaaaaaagagcataCTTAAGACCCCCGGTTAGCCCCCGTCACCCATAATTACCTTAAATTAGCGACCGTAATCGGTTTGCTGTTGTACGATTTGCACCGGGGACAGTACTTGTTGCAATCGAGGTATTTCACGATGCACGATCGGCAAACTGCAACGACAAGACAAGACAAGGGCGTAAAAGCGTATGAAGGAAAAATGTAAGGTTTAAGTAGGCATTGTTTTGTGCGAAATGGTGCCGAAGGGCGAATGATCGTCCGGCTGGTGCtattactgctgctgttgctgctgttacttCTGTTTGATTAGTTTGCTTCCCGAACGACATGCTTTAAAGGTGAGATAAAATCAAGGAATAATATGTGACATGCATGATGTAGTTGTAAAAGTGGCTTGCGGTGTGCAAAAACAGTTGTGTTCGCACCTATTTTATagtcattttattatttaaggCATTTATTGCACTGCATGTGGCTGTGATCTTCTTCCCAGTACTCAACCGGTCTTGAATCATTCTAGCCTGCGGGGACACATTTTATTGGTTTGTTTACTCAAATGTCACAACcgatgcaaacaaacacattttgtgcaaaaacATATGCGTCATGTGTTTCAGGGTTGCAATGAGCTATCTCGTGCCCGAACTGTGTCAGCATGCAGAGTGTAAACAGAGTGAAGGCTAGACAAATTCAACATTCGTAGAAAATATTTACTGTTATATTAGTCGTATAGCAAGCTGAAATTAAGCTGTAATCAATTAGAGCTGAGTAATAGATTTAAACGCCGATCCGCAACGATCAAGATCCAACTCGATCGTGACAGTGTGACAGTAAATCGTTCATTGAAAGAGAGAGCCCCAACCCCTATAtgggaaaaaaatacaaccgtCATCACAATCGGTTCATTCAGTATTTATCACGTCAGCGGCGTCATCCAACATCTAACAGGGAACAACATCTTCGATCGCGTAAGTCTACCGCACTGAACATAAAccgaacagaacagaaacaaGTGTGACAGTCAATCATCGTTTCTGTGcgggttttgcttctttttttcaccaCCTTTCTCAGCTGAATCTCTCACGCTCCGTCCTATCATCCAGGCGGACAAGTTCTCCTGTGTTGTGACAGCGGCGAACGCAGCTCAATAATGGGCACCAAcgcgaccaccaccacccgaaaTCCATCCGTATCTTGGTCGACGGGGAGGCGCGTTTGACAAACAACCACCTTGCCCGCGTCACACGTCACATCGAAGCTGTTCGCTGTTACGCTTTTGTCGCCCCGTTGTGATACCAAACCTGAACAAATCTAAATCCGACCAGCATTATTTGTCCcactgctactaccaccactactactaatactacCACTGTCCGCAGCATCACAACACCAGAGTGTGTTGCCACTAAGAGTGTTGTGGCTGTCAAAAACGATCAACTGGGAAGGTGTGATAATAATCACACCACCGCACAGCGCTGTTGGCTTTAATCTGCTACCTATTAGATGGGTTGCCGCGCGGTGGAGGGTTTCTGTAGTTCCTCTGTTTACTTTATACTCGCTGTCGTGCTCGCTGAGTGGGAGTGcttttttggttgctgttgttgttgttgctttgggGCTGATGTGTTTTAATTGACTCTTCTTTTGTTCTTGTCGCTTTAGGATGAGGGATTTATGTACTTCCTTCTTGCTTTGATAGCTAGcaagtgtttctttttttgtttattgtctTTGCCGGAAATGGGGTAATAacttgtgtgttgtgtgatgATTTGTAGTTTTggtatatttaatttatttatatccAATCTGCTGATGTGACTTTTCGTTTTTATTCCTTATTTCTAACAACTAAACATTGCTTTGATTTCTGTTGTATTTTTATCTTTAAAGTTATAGATTCGTTGAAACTTATGTTGATAAAACAGAATCATATATTGCAAAACATAAATCTTTGAATTATTTATGCAAAATCTCAAACAAATCATTGaatattaaatataataaattgtGTTTGTATATTCCTCAAACCAGAAGCTACTGATGATTTAGTTCTTAGCTCCGGAACCCCGGCTATCACAACCCCTTGACCGGTGCTCGTACATTTTCACTTCCGCTTCTACTTTGATCTCAAGTGAACAGCAAAAGGCCCGTCCACAGAACGGAGCGTCTCGGGCCAGAAGGATTTTCCCGGGGTCACACCGGTAAGCACACCGGCATGACTACCTCCAAAGTTCAAAGTTTTCATACAAAAGCGCTTTTCACTGCTTGTACGCTGTATaccggcacacacaaaaaaccaacccCTTTGCCAGCCATTATTCAACGtctgattttgtttctttccaaCTACCAGAGGGAAACGGAGAACGGtgaaaaacctttttttgccACATCTCGAGTTTTCACCGAgcatcgagagagagagagagagagagagagagagagagagagagagagagagagagagagagagagagagagagagagagagggagagggagagcaaAAGCTGTCCAAAACAGTGCCCAGAGTCTGGTACAGAACTTTATCGGTGTTTCGGTTTTTTGGGCGCAAAAGAACGGAACCGGAAGCCCGGAATCAGAGTGAAGTGAAGATTAACAAAAGGGGCCCACGTTGGGTACGGGAAAACGGAGCAAGTTTTGGTATACATTTCTGCCAAAAAAAACTTCTGTACGAGTGTGTTGAGTCGAAATGCGGTAATAAAGTATCAGAATGAAGTTTAAGATTTGTTTTTCCAATTTAAGGTTATGAAATATCAGTCGAGAAGTGGTTCTCACACAAGAATTAAAACTTAGCTTTTAGCAAAACATGTACAATTTTTGTGCCTATTTAGCCATTAAATTATACACTGCAATGGCATTAAATTTCGAAACGGGCAAAAGAGCGCCACAGAAAACGTGCAAGCTCACACAAGCTGCCAGCCACGCCACCGGGACCGGGCTTAAACGCATCCAAGCAGAACTAGGGCTAGGCAAAACCGTGCCAAATCCGTCCGttgagtagtagtagtacaaTGGCTTTCTCCTCTCCTCCTGCACTGCCTGTGCCTCCTGCACGCGGGACGGCTTTACGTACGAAATGACAAAATAATTGTCCCATTATGGTGGGTATGGTGGTTCACGCCGGCGCATCATAGAACGGTGGCCACATCAGTGCGTGGCGGAAATGCGGGAGAACCAAGGGAGCTTTTCCGCCACATGGCACACATTTACGTACGTACGCGTAGCGCAATTTGTAGGCAATGAATAAGCATTGGattaaaattggaaaaatcTGGAACTAGCATGAGGAAAAGCTACCAAaagttgttcatttttttacaaatattttaattaattttgttgcATAAAATCAAAGCTTAAAAGCAGCAGAAAAGAATCAATTTTCAGCAAGCCTAAGCTAATTAAttagaacaataaatcatCTCATCTGTTTCAACCTTTCAATTTGGCACCTGTAGGGGGTTATAAGGAACGGCACAAAAAGaccaaaaaaacccttttgcTCTGTATAATCCATTTTCATTAGCATTCTACCAAATTATATTTCTCACGCCTCCCAGCCAAAACCCGAAACGATCGACGGCGTTATAACTCGGGGCTCGAAAATGGATCCGTGATGAGTCATGGGATTTGAAAGATGATTAAATTATCTGTTTACACAATCCTCACTGCATCATAAGGtgttgccgttgctgcttCATCAACCTCATCTAAAGTTTCGTTTATCATGTAGAGCGAACCACTTCACACCGCACAAGAAACGCCTAACGTAAACAAGTGAAACGTACATTCCACGCCGTGGCGCGGACAGCGAGAACGAGAAAAGAGTTGAGAAAAAAGAGGCAAAAACCATTTCATGCATACGGTGGTACTTactacctttttttgttccattgGTTTAATTCAACCCTTCCCCCGCGCAAACACGGTAATCGAAACAAATAGCTGCTTATCCACGGACACGGCGTCGTCGGCGATATCGGAAATTGTTCCAACAAAAATGCAATCGAACGAACCACCGCGCTCCATCGCGCTTACACTCTTTGCGGCAAATGCGAAGCGCGAGGTGAAGGTGAAGCGCGATTTGAGCAGAGTGAATCCATccataaatttgtttaaattagACAGCAGGCAGCACCAAACACAGTGCCAAACATCGATCCACCCGGGGTGTGCttctgtatttttgttttctgtccGCTCTCGGTCCCGCGTTCGATTTTTCGGCTTTTTTGGGGCCGCTCGTTCTCGTTCGGTTTCGTAACTTAATGCTTCCCCCTGGGCTGGGGTTTGGAAAGGGGACGGCCCCTTCCATGGGGCAACGAGGTTCGGCCCGACCGCTCATTAATTAATCGGCCAGGCTCGGACCAATAAAAGTCTTGAAAATGAGGGGATTGTGCAAGGCGGAGACACCCGGTTTCAGCAAGTTGGAAAGATGTTTTGGGTAAAAACACGGAAGAGGAGAAGAACATGAGAATAATATTGGGTGGCATATGGAAGGAGgcagaaaaaggaagaagaaaatacaGAACTAGGGGTAGGGTAACTAAGGGTAGGGGgacaaaaatatgaaaacacATTGCATGAACAAACAGCAACACGAGCAAATCAACACGTGTGATGGGAGATTGGAGGATGTACATGTGCTTGATGTTGGAAGTAAGTAATTAGTATTGTAGTGTACACCAAATATCAATATAAAAGGATAAGAAAGTTGAAAGATAATTtgtaaatgaagaaaaaaacaccacttttaaaataaagtagcaaaacaaacaaaaactggtAGAAAAGACATAAAACATACGTAAAAAAACTTACGAATGAAGTAATGCGGAAGATGATATAACTATTTCAAGAGGTATTCTTTTAAGTGAAGCTTAAcggaaatcaaataaaaaggtttttttaattataaatatcAAGTAGGAATCGAAAAAGACACAGCAATTCcataaaacgaataaaaagacattaaaaaactataaaaaagaacgaaaaattGATGAAACTTGAAGTTCTTTTCAATGCCCGCGGATAcgtaaaaagaaacacacacgccAACCAAAAGCTCCTTTCAAGCCCAAAAACGTTTCACGTTTCCCTTCCTCACCACCCTTGGCCGAAGGCCAGTCAGTAATCggtatatttatttatgctcCTGCCCGTGGGGCTTATTGGGGTGATGGTCACCAAAAAACTGATTTCCCGTGCCATTTCCCATTCCACAGCAGTCAGTGCCACACACACCCGTACTGTCGATCGCTTCGACATGTCCCGGTGCCTTCTCCGGACCCCCCCGGCACCCACCAAAGGGACCTAAGACCTTGGAGAGCCCGAAAACTGTGAGAGCATTAATTTAGGATTaacttaataaataaatttgtacCGCCCATGGGAAAGATTTTACTGTCACGCTGAGATGGTGCTCTTTGTGCGCCaatacgcgtgtgtgtgtgcgtgtgtgtcggtgaatgtgtgtgtgtgtctttgggCAGCGGTATAGGCCGCGGTTCGACAGGAAATCAAGCTCGAACGGCTTGTCCGCGGTCAACCGTTCGGCTTGGtcataacaataataataacttcGGACATAATGATCAGTCACGAAGCCACGGGTtgtgatgtgtttgtgtgtgtgccggttcGAATCGGAGTGATGAGAGATGATTAGATTAGATTTCCGATTTGCATACCAGAGTGACGGGCAGATAAGATAGGGCAAGCATTGCTCAGCAGGGCAGCTTCCAAACTCAAAATTAAACTGATAAGGCACAGTAATTGGTGACCACAATCGTAACTGCGTGAATGCACTTTGCGAGTGCTTTCGGATGCAGTACAGCTTGAAATGGCGATAAGATGGTTTATTTAATGTCATATAAGAGGTCTCAAATTAGGACCACCACAAAGCCTATGAAAGAATGGCGACATGGCCAGAGTACCGATTTAAAGCCATCATTTACGGAAGCTCTAAACCTCATTTTGCCTAATGCCTTAGTGTTTATGCGCTCGGTGAATGGAGCCTAAAGGCACAGCCGGCCATGCTTCGAGTACCAAGCAGCTTCTTTTGAGCAGTTCTCGggcggaaaaacaaaacattaagaagcataaaagaagcaaaacgctctatagtctctctctctttcaaaAAGTTGAACATCCAGGggggaaaaatgggaaaacaaaacaagcgaGACAGGAACTGTCGCTGTGCCGTTGTGGGAAACGGTGTACGGTGCGGAAGTGGTAAGAAGGAAAaacgcacgtacacacacacacacacacagaaacattAGAAGCATGCGACTAGCGGCTAACGGCgctttctgttctttttttctctatctaGCTCGGTAAAGCAATTTCCGCAAAGAAAAGTCCGACAACGACGACAAGTGGACGCAGAAGGAAAATTCAGAGCAACAACATCTAACGGCCTAAAGCGAATCGCGTACGGCTCGCAAGGGAGAGTTGCACAAAGTGATCTAAAAGAGGCATTAAGAACGAAACAAAGTGCCAGTAGagtaaaaacaacacacacagtttCATGGCGAGTTTGTAAAGAAATAGGAACTCTGATCATGATGagcaacaaagcaacaaaatgatgaAGTAGAAACGTGAAAAATAGCGTATTTTGGTGACTACTTTTTTACCTTCTCCTACATACATCTTATTCTTGCTGCACGGTGAGAACAGAAGAACAGCCATTGAGGCAACCTTTAGTGTTAGAAGTTATCACAGCGTGTCGCAAAAAAC encodes the following:
- the LOC5667351 gene encoding protein suppressor 2 of zeste, producing the protein MTSAAAMISSGGASGGGGGISTGGVVEGGTTIRPNLTKHSRTSGLVPADSIGRSSTRSPPSSSSSSSFSSAGGSSTSPALPMAGMMMHEPERIRMRGQAAGSQRRRVKDFNDSITCTLCNGYLVEATSVNDCLHAFCRSCIVKYLDCNKYCPRCKSYNSKPITVANLRPDRTLRALVYKLVPGLHKSENQRIVQFYASISSNIVSSADDPAGQGTFQLLDDQNFFSPDEPISLSLEYHYDTLAEHNASSAQLPITYLQCPAAVTVHHLYKFILTKNGLQVGSDNVRVEIIYEEEILPHDFTLMDVAYCFDYKRIAPMRFFYRILIHPTAKLAPTASAYHHRVEGQDKNSTNSRTGGSPSVPGHPDKSSTGSGSSTSSSSTAASSATPVKTNPSASSDGQLRPNSSSSSSSAIKTKEQPAGRAPREATANNSATAKAAVNGHHHRTKSSTTASDANRTGGSSNGTKPSSPGSQAAASGLKMVLIPKAKLEPTAGPAETKRSPPPLKAIQQSGPAVNGATSKPPSKEGVSANGKEKTSSEAEKSPTGSNSALKCYVNLKTQTIVGPGSSAEGTEVGQTTKSNAPAEIPRLKIDLKAKLSIPREKTPGLSPPSSSSSSAATSPSSATSSAGKSPVWPMGKEEYAKTIGLKPVYAGSVQEVAHESSPRDDSSHSHRKRKKGKHSKEAGSSGKRRKLHAEISSQHDASLKMKVKLTEKPPKHERLKSSGNEEDASPQPKSPPATVPEPVPSPPKPAKVIDITKDDDEVKFVKEQKVAVEQKVAVEQKSAPKSPTVNVPPVVGASAPSNAAKDKLNEMRNVRHKPMVCIPNLDRSLSADLPSVGSTMSSLLESVGAKVPTMKPAPALIPTSTASSQGVAGKSQPRTPMLSRPMPSCPPLAYPLVSSPVTSSTTGSIRTMAAAGVPAPPPTPTAIKRSISTDSNGTSAKIPRLEQPSLMAPVTLVPAKHSAPIQAPMFNFAKGANRAKAAQQAAGLAPSTQHTGSDHIPYRSQISASYTKEIPSTKKPIPNLLLPPATVSVTKMSDIVSSSSSTSSPAHDGGRPAVEILRIPPNAPVADKPSLAPFVTPKTSNKTTRPPPATIPLIKIKKPAGTNEQSTGGNFSPPGMTPLTPPGMRPKPPVRTSSEGSLSAPGSNILDLSGGAAASSGRRLSDDVIILDHSPVKGSRMVDLNRGKPSPSVNYSTPVKRLPEMISFPSSTSAPSTMLSQTLPGVQKTLAPLPKLTEINRHRSLTVRQPNASIRSIPNPSALAFRGTQAGTTTSVSSSTHTSSSNSSSSSASRPLMSGFVAPGGQQVNRTNGTANNNNTATSMTSSSTTVKSNTSLSNGSQAARALMGIGSSNSTHAKTTSSNGNGEPPKPSPINGSSTTSNNNNNNNKVANANTGLTAKKTIEKVAAVLKAAAAVTVDTPAPSTSPKDDGRSKSPRKEDFSAASSSVASASTATTTTTAVDSLSMAGAVAAVSRVSNKTAHADSIVTSGTVTAPSSIASVTGASGGSSRNSPASIVNVG